The genomic region TTTCGCTCTCTATTACATTTTTTTCGAAAGGTCGGGTCAACATGAATTTTGATTGAGAAACGGGACGCGCTCTATATGTTTAGAAAAAAATAATTCCGAGAAAGCCATTGAACTCATTCGAACACATTCATTTCGCAGAAATCATTTTGATCGCGTCCGGTATTCTTTACACTTTGCACGGTTTGATTCATCAGCTGATCGTAGGCGCGGCCGTCGGATTTTTCCAATTTCCGGATATCAGACAATCCCGTTTGATTCTGATGATGTGGATCACCACGGGCGCGTTTATGAGCTTTTTGGGTTTTCTTCCCGCGGCTTTGATTTTATTTTTCGGCCCTCAACCCGCGGTCGTTGCGACCTTGATCACCGAAGCGATCGCGGTCGGTTTCTTATCGCTTCACATTTATCTTTCCGGTTACAAAACTCACACACAACCCGTAAAGATCGGCTTCTTTTTCAGCCTCGGTTTTACGATCGTTTTGGCGGGTTATCTGGTAAGTTTGCGATTCTAAGTTAGACGAAACTTCGTTTAAGAACGCAGATTCTTTTGGTATTTGCTAAAATCCTCAAGAGCCTTTGCATACAAATGTTCTCTTAGATTGTTTTTCATCATTTCAAGAAAGACGTCCAGATTTTTGATCCCGGCGCTCACTTTGATTTTCAAAAAAGAATAATCGCCAAATACGAAAGTACCCGAGTAGGAATTGAATCGGACCGATTTGACATCGTGCCAAAACATACGTTTGTCCCTCGTAAAAAAGCCCTTCTCCAGCATCCCCGAAGAATCCACCGATACGGAATAAAACTTAGAATAGAGAAGAATCCAAATTCCGAAAAAACAAAGAAGCAGCCAAAACGATAGAAGAAAGTTTAGATTTTCATTCTCGGTTTGAGGGATCAAAAAATAAGAACCAAGAAAAAACAGAAAGAATAGAATCGAGGTAATGTATCCCGTAATCACGAAACTTTTCGGAAGTTGAAACGTATTCTTTGTGGCTTCCGGATTGTTTGTCGTATCGATAACGAATAACTTCTGAATCCAATATTTGGATCCGAAGAAAAGAAGAATGCTGAACAAAGATCCGATTGTGATTTGAACGATATATTCTTTCATGAGCAAGATTCGAATTTGTTCGCGGGCAATTTCGCGAAAACTCAAGAGTCGCTTTCTATGGATCGCGACTGTATGGAACCGAAGATTTTCCAACTACGTTGGAAACCAAATGCTTATCGCTCCGCGGTATTTGGCGACATCGTTTCTTACGGAAACTCGTTTCACAGCTTCGCTGTGAGCCAATCGCAACGCTCAGCTGCTTTTTGGCGACATCGTTTCTTACGGAAACGATGTCGGCTCGAAATAGGCTAAGTTCTCGGGGCCTTCGTGGATCACGATTCGATCCACCTTGCCGCCCGCGGTATGAACGCTTTCTTTCAAATAATGATAAAACCAACGCGCGATGTTTTCCGAAGTCGGATTGATCGTTTTAAATTCTTCCAAATCGTTGATGAGAATATGATCCAATTTCGCTACGAGTTCTTTGAGTTTCTGTTTGGAAGTGAGAAAGTCGAAACTGATTCCGTCTTCTCCGATATTCTTTTTTCCCGAAAGATACAATTCCACTTTCCAGGAATGTCCGTGAATCGGTTCGTCCGAACCGTCCGGAAAATACCGGTAAAGGAAATGAGAGGATTCAAAGCGCTCCTCGATTCTGATATAAAATCTTCCTGATTCTTCAAAAAACATAGCTCTTGACTTTCTTTCCCAGGTCTATATATTGGAAGCAACTGCAAATTCGAGGCGGTTTCGTATTCGACGAGGTTCGGCTCGGTTGTTTTTTCGCGGTTTGCAGAGGCAAAATATCTCGCAAAGTTTTTCAAGGGGCGAGTATTTTAGTGATAGGAGATATTCAATGACAGAAGTGGTCAAGCCAAGATTTTATAAGGAAATGACTGTAGGTGAGGCTATGGCTGTTCACCCGGAAGCGGGGCTTGTTTTTTCGAGCTACCATTTAGGCGGTTGCTCTCACTGCTCCATCAACGAACTCGAAACCATCGAGCAGGTTTGTATGGGTTACGGCGTGGAAGTGGATGTTCTGATTGAAAGCCTGAACAATCTTCTCGAAGACTCGGAAGACTAAAAAAATCATCCCGGGGAAAATCGATTCTCCGGGTTCTTTTCCTTTTCCCCAAATACTCTTCTTTCTTTTTTGAAACCCGCGCTTCTACGAAGCGGGCGGAATATAATAATAACGAACTCCGGCCTTTCTGAAATAATTCCGAATCCGATTGTCTTCGCTTCGGACCTCGGTTGCGTCGAGAGGTTTCAAACCTTTTCGAAACGTTCCTTCGTTGATCTGAAGAATTTCGCCTAACGTATCGAATCTATAAAACTCAAGACCGGTTTCCCTTTTGAGAACCAAAAGACTCATGGTCAAAAAACTTTCGTTTCTATATTCCTCTTCGTAGAGTCCGTATACGAACGCGCTCGGAAAAATTCTATAGACGGTCCCTTTGTATTCCACCGTGTTTTTTCTACGGTCCAAATCCTTGAGAATTGTATAAGAAGAACGATCCGTGATGAAGTAAATCGTTCCGCAGCGAAACGTAATATACTGATTTCCTTTTTTACTCGTAGCGGAAGGAAGAACGACTCCGGAAGAAATCATATCGCCGGGAGAATAATGATTCTCCGCGATTTTACCGAGACGATTGCGAAGCGACTCGTCCAAAAATTCCACCGAGTCCGTGCGTTTCATTTTTCCGAGTTGATGAAAGATCCGATCGAACTCGTTCTTTTCGTAACCCTTGTTCTTCACGAAGGTATCGAGTTGTTTTTTAAGGGACTTCAGTCGGATTTGAAAATAGGGAGAATCGTTTTTACCCGCGAGACCGAACATTTCCTCCCATAAGGATTCCAGTTCGCGGATCTCGTCCTTTTGGTCGAAGGTCTTTTTTTCAACCTCTTCCAATATGGCTTCGAATTTATGTTTTAAATCGAAAAAGAATCGGGAATCTCTTACCGGGTCCATACGCGTGTTTTTATTATCGGACGTTGTATCGTT from Leptospira kmetyi serovar Malaysia str. Bejo-Iso9 harbors:
- a CDS encoding 6-carboxytetrahydropterin synthase; this translates as MFFEESGRFYIRIEERFESSHFLYRYFPDGSDEPIHGHSWKVELYLSGKKNIGEDGISFDFLTSKQKLKELVAKLDHILINDLEEFKTINPTSENIARWFYHYLKESVHTAGGKVDRIVIHEGPENLAYFEPTSFP
- a CDS encoding DUF1858 domain-containing protein encodes the protein MTEVVKPRFYKEMTVGEAMAVHPEAGLVFSSYHLGGCSHCSINELETIEQVCMGYGVEVDVLIESLNNLLEDSED